From a region of the Notolabrus celidotus isolate fNotCel1 chromosome 14, fNotCel1.pri, whole genome shotgun sequence genome:
- the si:ch211-137a8.4 gene encoding uncharacterized transmembrane protein DDB_G0289901, with product MAATEANAAPVVQEDGKAPESKPAEAEQPTKNANANSETVNSEVVDKDGTAVNSEVVDNKETVNNDTAAAAAGATEEAEAADAEESGEAAAPQSSENASSAEPKTSFLDSFLNKSGLGKVMGGRKKKEQSSTAAGEENAAEGGEKEGEKGAEEAAAAAEGGAEGGAEGEAAIEKAPENGEKEEEKKAEKSKPAEAKSTVRDLIRKPVARIFSHRSTEKKDGAEPQKPVKVRSKSLDRLEDAEALNTTADSTIEEGGAAGGAEGGAEGGAEEEQKASSSSATTKHMKRWHSFKKLMAQKAHKKSAGGEDGKEEGADGEGGGDSSTLDSKESGQKRWKLKRSWTFQGLKRDPSMVGISGKAKGSDKDSADKPEDGAAGVEEGEEAKPDGGAEEAKAEGGEEKAEGGEEEKAAVAAAGGGTVTQHANEIWTSFKKRVIPKSKRANTECAPSAEDDAAAATASGEDGAAEEGKDAKSAKAKRSHFGRAVSLKNFILRKGKSTSVDMGEGAKEEEEEATEAAEGVETAEEAGAEGEAAKEESNDKDAAAATEKTEEEPESAAEPAKEAKEAEKTPADAPVTNGENGCSNGTGEEHATHNHQDEEKTTGGSPVKKSKEAGGAKEEANAKIINATAAVNSDKKAGNV from the exons ATGGCGGCGACGGAGGCCAACGCGGCGCCGGTAGTCCAGGAAGACGGGAAAGCCCCTGAAAGCAAGCCGGCGGAGGCGGAGCAACCGACTAAAAACGCCAACGCAAACTCAGAGACTGTCAACAGCGAGGTTGTGGATAAAGATGGCACGGCTGTCAACAGCGAGGTAGTGGATAACAAAGAGACTGTGAATAacgacacagcagcagcagcagcaggagcgaCCGAGGAGGCGGAAGCAGCGGACGCAGAAGAGAGCGGCGAGGCAGCGGCTCCTCAGAGCTCAGAAAACGCCTCCTCCGCCGAGCCCAAGACCTCCTTCTTGGACTCCTTCCTCAACAAGAGCGGCCTGGGGAAGGTGATGGGAGGACGCAAGAAGAAGGAGCAGAGTTCAACGGCCGCCGGAGAAGAGAACGCAGCCGAAGGAGgcgagaaggagggagagaaaggagcCGAGGAGgccgcagcagcagctgagggaggagcagaaggaggtgCGGAAGGAGAGGCGGCGATTGAGAAAGCTCCAGAGAACGgcgagaaagaggaggagaagaaagcgGAGAAGAGCAAACCTGCAGAGGCCAAATCCACAGTGCGGGATCTGATCAGGAAGCCCGTGGCGAGGATCTTCTCCCATCGCAGCACCGAGAAGAAGGATGGCGCAGAACCCCAGAAACCAGTAAAGGTCCGGTCCAAGTCCCTGGACCGGCTGGAGGACGCCGAAGCACTTAACACCACCGCTGACTCCACCATCGAGGagggaggagcagcaggaggcgCAGAGGGTGGCGCGGAGGGAGGCgcagaagaagaacagaaagcCTCGTCCTCTTCGGCGACCACCAAGCATATGAAGCGCTGGCATTCCTTCAAGAAGCTCATGGCTCAGAAGGCGCATAAGAAGAGcgccggaggagaggacggcaAAGAGGAGGGAGCGGACGGAGAAGGAGGCGGAGACTCCTCCACGTTGGACTCCAAGGAGTCGGGGCAGAAGAGGTGGAAGCTGAAACGTTCCTGGACATTCCAGGGCCTGAAGAGGGACCCGTCCATGGTCGGCATCAGCGGCAAGGCCAAGGGCTCCGACAAAGACTCTGCCGACAAGCCGGAGGACGGAGCGGCAGGAGTGGAGGAGGGCGAGGAGGCCAAGCCGGACGGAGGAGCGGAGGAGGCCaaggcagagggaggagaggagaaggccGAAGGAGGCGAGGAGGAGAAGGCGGCCGTGGCGGCGGCAGGAGGCGGGACGGTGACGCAACACGCCAACGAGATCTGGACATCCTTCAAGAAGCGTGTCATCCCAAAGTCCAAACGCGCCAACACGGAATGCGCCCCCAGCGCAGAGGACGACGCAGCGGCGGCTACCGCGTCGG GTGAAGACGGGGCGGCCGAGGAGGGCAAAGACGCCAAGTCAGCCAAGGCCAAGCGGTCACACTTCGGCCGTGCAGTTTCCCTGAAGAACTTCATCCTGCGGAAGGGCAAGTCCACCAGCGTGGACATGGGCGAGGGCgccaaggaggaggaggaggaggccacggAGGCGGCAGAGGGAGTAGAAACGGCAGAGGAAGCCGGCGCCGAAGGCGAAGCTGCCAAAGAGGAGAGCAACGACAAAGACGCGGCGGCGGCGACCGAGAAGACGGAGGAGGAGCCGGAGAGCGCGGCGGAGCCGGCCAAGGAGGCGAAGGAGGCGGAGAAGACGCCGGCCGACGCTCCCGTGACCAACGGGGAGAACGGCTGCTCCAACGGCACGGGGGAGGAGCACGCCACACACAATCACCAGGACGAGGAGAAGACAACGGGGGGCAGCCCCGTGAAGAAGAGCAAGGAGGCGGGAGGGGCGAAAGAGGAGGCCAACGCTAAGATCATCAAcgccacggcggctgtgaacaGCG ACAAAAAGGCGGGAAACGTGTGA